TTCCCGACCGCAAGCGCAATCTGCCCGTCGCGGTCATGAATCAGGGCGCCGTGCTCGGGCTCATGCTCGCCGGTCTCGCGATTCCCGCCATCACGCAGCGCTGGGGCTGGCGCGTCAATTTCCTCGTGCTCGCGGCCGTGGGCGCGCTCTGGTGCGTGCTGTGGATCGCGTTCGGCCGCGAAGGCGCGCTCGACGACACGCGCCGCGCCGCGCTCAACACCAGCGCTAACCAGGTATCGACTCACGCCGCGCGGCTACCCTACCGCCGCATCCTTACCGACGCCTCGGTCGTCTCGGTCTTCCTGCTCGGCTTCGTCGCGTATTGGCTGCTCGGCCAGACCATCACGTGGCTGCCCACCTACCTCGAAAAAGGCCTCGGCTTTACGAGCGTGGCGTCGGGCCGCTGGTTCGCGCTCGTCATCGCGTTCGCGGCGCCCGTCAACATCGGCTTGAGCGCGCTTTCGCAGCGCATGCTCCGGCGCGGTGCGTCCACGCGCGACGCGCGCGCGCGCCTCACGAGTTTCACGATGATCGCCGGCGCGCTGCTCTTCATCGCGCTCGCCACACTCGATCTCACGCCCGTGCAGAAGGTGCTCTGCTATGCGGTCGCGGGCGCGCTCTGCACGTTCTGCCTGTCGATCGGGCCCGCGATGCTCGCCGAAATGGTGCCGCTCGCGCAGCGCGGCTCGATCGTCGCCAGCAACACGGCCGTGGCGAGTCTCGGCGCCGCCATCGGCCCCGCCGTGATCGGGCGCCTCGTGCAGACCTACGCGGCCACGGGCGCGCATGCCTACGAAACCGGTATCGGCGTGACGGGCGCGTTGCTGATCGTGGCGGCGCTCGCCGCGCTGCGCTGGCTGCACCCCGAGCGCTCCTTGCGCACGCTCGAGGCGGCCGCCGCGCCGGTCTCGGTGGGCACGCGCGCGACCCTGCGCTGAACGGCCTCGCTCGATCCGGCGCGCCGTGGGCATCGCGCCGACACACGGCCTGCCCCCATCCCGTCGATGAACCATCCCGTTAACCCGATCTCAACTCACGGAGACGACATGCAAGCTCCCCTTAGCGCCGTCAGCGAGACGGCAGCCCACGCGCCCGACGCCTGGCCCTTCACGCTCACGCGCCACACGCCTCGCATCGGCGCGGAGATCGGCGGCATCGATCTGCGCGAACCGCTCGACGACGCCACCTACCTCGCCCTGCGCCGCGCGCTGCTGCGCTACAAGGTGCTGTTCTTCCGCGATCAGGACATCACGCCCGCGCAGCATGTGGCCATGGCGCGGCGCTTCGGCGAACTCGAGGTCCATCCCACGTTTCCGCATCACCCCGAACACCCGGAACTCGTCATCCTGGGTCGCAACGACGCGAAGCGCGGCCGCGAGAACCTCTACCACTCCGACGTGTCGTGGCGCGAGATCCCGTCGATGGGCTCGATGCTGCGTTGCGTGCAGTGCCCCGAGGTCGGCGGCGACACGATCTGGATCGACATGGTGGCGGCGTACGAGGACCTGCCCGACGACATCAAGACGCGCCTTGCCGGGCTCACGGCCGTGCACGATTTCCTGCCGCTCTTCGGCATTGTCGTGCCCACCGACCAGCATGCCGAGATGAAGCGGCGCTTCCCGCCCGTGACGCACCCGGTCGTGCGCACGCACCCCGAAACCGGCGAAAAAATCCTCTATGTGAACGAGGCGTTCACCACGCATCTCGCGAATTACGGCCAGCAGACCGTCGAGCGCTACCGCGTGGGCTTCGACTTCAAGCTCGCGGAAATGGACCTGCTGCAAACGCTGTTCCGCCAGGCGCAGGTGCCCGAGTACCAGGTGCGCCTCAAGTGGCAGCCGAACACGATCGCGCTCTGGGACAACCGATCTTGCCAACACTACGCCGTGCAGGACTATTTCCCCGCCGTGCGCCAGATGATGCGCGCGACCGTGATCGGCGAACGGCCGGTTTGAGCACGCCACACCCGCCACCATCACGATCGAGGAGACACCGCATGACCACGCTGAACCGCTTTTATGTCGATGGCCAATGGATCGCGCCCGGTGCGAACGCCACCGCGTTCGAGATCGTCGATCCTGTTAGCGAGGCGCGCACCGGCACGCTCGCGATGGGCAGCGAAGCCGACGCCGATCGCGCCGTCGCGGCGGCGCGCGCCGCTTTTCCCGCATGGTCCGGGTCGAGCCGCGAAACGCGCCTCGCGCTGCTCGAACGCATCGCCGCGATCTATCAGCGCCGCCTGCCCGAAATCGCCGACGCGGTGCGCCGCGAGATCGGCGCGCCCGTGGCGCTGTGCAATGCGCTCCAGGCGCCCATCGGCCTCGCGCATCTGCGCGCCAACCTCGCCACGCTGCGCGACTTCGCCTTCGAGACCACGCACGGCAAGAGTCATGTGCGCCGCGAAGCGATCGGCGTGGCGGCGCTCATCACGCCCTGGAACTGGCCGCTGAACCAGATCGTGGCGAAGGTCGCGCCCGCGCTCGCGGCGGGCTGCACCGTCGTGCTCAAGCCCTCGGAAATCGCGCCGTTCGACGCCGTGATCTTCGCGGAAATCCTGCACGAAGCCGGCACGCCCGCGGGCGTGTTCAACATGGTGTTCGGCGCCGGCGCGGTGGTCGGCGCGCGGCTCGCCTCGCATCCCGACGTCGACATGGTATCGATCACGGGTTCGACGCGCGCGGGCGTCGAGGTGGCGCTCGCGGCCGCGCCCACGGTCAAGCGCGTCGCGCAGGAACTCGGCGGCAAGTCGGCGCTGATCGTGCTCGACGACGCCGATCTGCAAACGGCCGTCGCGAGCGGCGTGGCCCAATGCATGGCCAACTCGGGGCAGACCTGTATCGCGCCCACGCGCATGCTCGTGCCGCGCGCGCGTTACGAGGAAGCGGTGTCGATCGCGGCGGCGGCCGCGAACGCGATTCCCGTGGGCGATCCGCTCGACCCCGCCACGCGCATGGGGCCGATCTCGAATCGCGCGCAATACGAGAAGGTCCAGCGCCTGATCGAAACCGGCATGGCGGAAGGCGCGCGCGTGGCGGCGGGCGGATTGGGGCGCCCCGCCGGACTCGAACGCGGCTTCTTCGCGCGGCCGACGATCTTCGCCGACGTGCACAACGACATGCAAATCGCCCGCGAGGAAATCTTCGGTCCGGTGCTCGCGCTCATCCCCTACGAAGACGAAGACGACGCCGTGCGCATCGCCAACGACAGCGTCTACGGGCTCGCGGGCTATATCGCCACGAACGACATGGAACGCGCGCGCCGGATCGCGGCGCGCTTGCGTGTGGGTTCGGTGCGCATCAACGGCGCGATGCTCGACGTGACCGTGCCGTTCGGCGGCTACAAGACCTCGGGCAACGGGCGCGAGTACGGCGTGGAAGGCTTGCTGGAATTTCTCGAGTGCAAGTCGGTGACGATGTAGGCCACCGGCGTAAGAATCATCGACATGAAAAAAGCCCGCTCGAACGCGGGCTTTTTCGCTTGGCGAACCGCGCGTCAGAACGTGGACAGCATCAGCGTATTCGTCACCGAGGTCACGCCCTGCACGCCCTTCGCCACCGTGGCCGCCTGCTCGATCTGCGCCTCCTCGGGCACACCGCCTTCGAGGATCACGGCGCCGTTGGTCGCGCGCACGGTGATGCCGGCCGCGCGCAGCCCCTTGGCCTTCGCGAGCGCGTTGAGCACGCGGCGGCGCAGCGCGCGGTCGGCGGCCCGCGAAGAAGCGGGCGTGGCGCCCTTCGTGGTGCCCGTTGTAGTGCCCGCCGTGGCGCTCGCTGCCGCGCTCAGGGGCGACGCCCCCGAAGCCGCATCCTGCGCCCGGACCGAAACCGAAACCGCCAACAGCATGGCCACGGCAAGCGCCTGGCCGCATCGAACGAGAGTCATCGCGTTCTCCTTGTCATGTAGTGAAGCCATCGCGTGCGCGAGCTCAGAACCGGTGCGTCATGCCGACCACGGCCAGCACCTGCTTCGTGTCGGGGGCCGTGACCGAAACGCCCGGCCAGCTCATCGTCGCGGTGCCGTTGTTCTTCATGTAGCCCGCGCGCGCGTAGAACGCCGTGCGCTTCGAGATGCTGTGATCGACGCCGATCTGCACGCCCGGCGTGTTGTCGTGCGCGCCGCGCACGTTGCGCTGGAAGCCGGCGATCTCGATCGTGTCGGCGGGTGTGGCCTGGATCGTCGCGCCCAGTTCCATCACGCTGTACGACTTGCCCGCGCCGATCAGTGCGGCCATCGAGCCCGCGGCGGCATCGTGCGGCTTGTTATAGCCGTAGTTGAACTGCAAATTGACGATGCCGATGCGATAGCCCAGCGCGCCCGTGTAGTGCTCCGTGCCGAGCAGATTGAGCGCGGCGGGCAGCACCGAAATCCGCGCCGTGCCCGGATGCTGGTATTGATACGCGAGACCCGCATAGAGGCCATAGCCCGAATACGAGAGACCGAGGTCGAGCGTGTTGCCCGAGGTCTGCGGCACCGGCTGCGTGACCGTGGCCGCGAACGCATACATCGCGTACAGCTGGAAGCCGGCAAGATTCGGCGAGCGGTACATCACCGAGTTGCTGGTGCGGCCCGTCACGTATTGCGTGGCGAGCGTGTTGTGATCGACGGCCAGCAGCGAGGCCGAGAGCGGCGAAAGCACTTCGTTGCCGCGAAACGGATCGGTCGGATACACGAT
The Paraburkholderia acidisoli genome window above contains:
- a CDS encoding MFS transporter, with product MSAPTTYQPKSAWSIAILLTALSTINFLDKIVLGMVAVPLMADLGLSPARFGFIAGSFFWLFSISTILVGFLANRVDTRWILLAMGASWSVLQLPQAWTTSVVALFACRVILGAAEGPAFPTSVHALFKWFPDRKRNLPVAVMNQGAVLGLMLAGLAIPAITQRWGWRVNFLVLAAVGALWCVLWIAFGREGALDDTRRAALNTSANQVSTHAARLPYRRILTDASVVSVFLLGFVAYWLLGQTITWLPTYLEKGLGFTSVASGRWFALVIAFAAPVNIGLSALSQRMLRRGASTRDARARLTSFTMIAGALLFIALATLDLTPVQKVLCYAVAGALCTFCLSIGPAMLAEMVPLAQRGSIVASNTAVASLGAAIGPAVIGRLVQTYAATGAHAYETGIGVTGALLIVAALAALRWLHPERSLRTLEAAAAPVSVGTRATLR
- a CDS encoding TauD/TfdA dioxygenase family protein, yielding MQAPLSAVSETAAHAPDAWPFTLTRHTPRIGAEIGGIDLREPLDDATYLALRRALLRYKVLFFRDQDITPAQHVAMARRFGELEVHPTFPHHPEHPELVILGRNDAKRGRENLYHSDVSWREIPSMGSMLRCVQCPEVGGDTIWIDMVAAYEDLPDDIKTRLAGLTAVHDFLPLFGIVVPTDQHAEMKRRFPPVTHPVVRTHPETGEKILYVNEAFTTHLANYGQQTVERYRVGFDFKLAEMDLLQTLFRQAQVPEYQVRLKWQPNTIALWDNRSCQHYAVQDYFPAVRQMMRATVIGERPV
- a CDS encoding aldehyde dehydrogenase family protein; the encoded protein is MTTLNRFYVDGQWIAPGANATAFEIVDPVSEARTGTLAMGSEADADRAVAAARAAFPAWSGSSRETRLALLERIAAIYQRRLPEIADAVRREIGAPVALCNALQAPIGLAHLRANLATLRDFAFETTHGKSHVRREAIGVAALITPWNWPLNQIVAKVAPALAAGCTVVLKPSEIAPFDAVIFAEILHEAGTPAGVFNMVFGAGAVVGARLASHPDVDMVSITGSTRAGVEVALAAAPTVKRVAQELGGKSALIVLDDADLQTAVASGVAQCMANSGQTCIAPTRMLVPRARYEEAVSIAAAAANAIPVGDPLDPATRMGPISNRAQYEKVQRLIETGMAEGARVAAGGLGRPAGLERGFFARPTIFADVHNDMQIAREEIFGPVLALIPYEDEDDAVRIANDSVYGLAGYIATNDMERARRIAARLRVGSVRINGAMLDVTVPFGGYKTSGNGREYGVEGLLEFLECKSVTM
- a CDS encoding BON domain-containing protein; amino-acid sequence: MTLVRCGQALAVAMLLAVSVSVRAQDAASGASPLSAAASATAGTTTGTTKGATPASSRAADRALRRRVLNALAKAKGLRAAGITVRATNGAVILEGGVPEEAQIEQAATVAKGVQGVTSVTNTLMLSTF
- a CDS encoding porin, which produces MRFIRTSLSAAALALMAGGAAAQSSVTLYGVVDVFGQYLHNGGRTNSFSERSGGNTGSMFGLKGSEDLGNGLKAVFDVETGFNVNNGALFADTTALFYRQAWVGLAHEKYGTLTFGRQYQPTFWIVYPTDPFRGNEVLSPLSASLLAVDHNTLATQYVTGRTSNSVMYRSPNLAGFQLYAMYAFAATVTQPVPQTSGNTLDLGLSYSGYGLYAGLAYQYQHPGTARISVLPAALNLLGTEHYTGALGYRIGIVNLQFNYGYNKPHDAAAGSMAALIGAGKSYSVMELGATIQATPADTIEIAGFQRNVRGAHDNTPGVQIGVDHSISKRTAFYARAGYMKNNGTATMSWPGVSVTAPDTKQVLAVVGMTHRF